In a single window of the Cervus elaphus chromosome 1, mCerEla1.1, whole genome shotgun sequence genome:
- the CAPRIN1 gene encoding caprin-1 — protein MPSATSHSGSGSKSSGPPPPSGSSGNEAGAGAAAPASQHPTSGTGAVQTEAMKQILGVIDKKLRNLEKKKGKLDDYQERMNKGERLNQDQLDAVSKYQEVTNNLEFAKELQRSFMALSQDIQKTIKKTARREQLMREEAEQKRLKTVLELQYVLDKLGDDEVRTDLKQGLNGVAILSEEELSLLDEFYKLADPERDMSLRLNEQYEHASIHLWDLLEGKEKPVCGTTYKALKEIVERVFQSNYFDSTHNHQNGLCEEEEAASAPTVEDQVAEAEPEPAEEYTEQNEVESTEYVNRQFMAETQFSSGEKEQVDEWTVETVEVVNSLQQQPQAASPSVPEPHSLTPVAQADPLVRRQRVQDLMAQMQGPYNFIQDSMLDFENQTLDPAIVSAQPMNPAQNMDIPQLVCPPVHSESRLAQPNQVSVQPEATQVPLVSSTNEGYTASQPLYQPSHATEQRPQKEPIDQIQATISLNTDQTTASSSLPAASQPQVFQAGTSKPLHSSGINVNAAPFQSMQTVFNMNAPVPPVNEPETLKQQNQYQASYNQSFSSQPHQVEQTELQQEQLQTVVGTYHGSQDQPHQVTGNHQQPPQQNTGFPRSSQPYYNSRGVSRGGSRGARGLMNGYRGPANGFRGGYDGYRPSFSTNTPNSGYTQSQFSAPRDYSGYQRDGYQQNFKRGSGQSGPRGAPRGRGGPPRPNRGMPQMNTQQVN, from the exons ggCAAGCTTGATGATTATCAGGAACGAATGAACAAAGGGGAAAGGCTTAATcaagatcagctg gATGCCGTATCTAAGTACCAGGAAGTCACAAATAACTTGGAGTTCGCAAAAGAATTACAGAGGAGTTTCATGGCGTTAAGCCAAGAT AttcagaaaacaataaagaagaCAGCACGTCGGGAGCAGCTTATGAGAGAGGAAGCTGAACAGAAACGTTTAAAAACAGTACTTGAGCTGCAATATGTTTTGGACAAACTGGGAGATGATGAAGTGAGAACTGACCTGAAGCAGGGTTTGAATGGAGTGGCAATATTGTCTGAAGAGGAATTGTCGTTGTTAGATGAGTTCTACAAATTAGCAGACCCTGAACGAGACATGAGCTTGAG gttGAATGAGCAGTATGAACATGCCTCCATTCACCTGTGGGACTTgctagaaggaaaggaaaaacctGTATGTGGAACAACTT ATAAAGCTCTAAAGGAAATTGTTGAGCGTGTTTTCCAGTCAAACTACTTTGACAGCACCCACAACCACCAGAACGGTCTGTGTGAGGAAGAGGAGGCGGCCTCAGCACCTACAGTTGAAGACCAGGTAGCTGAAGCTG aACCTGAGCCAGCGGAAGAATACACTGAACAAAATGAGGTTGAATCAACAGAg TATGTAAATAGACAATTTATGGCAGAAACACAGTTCAGCAGTGGTGAAAAGGAGCAGGTAGATGAATGGACAGTTGAAACTGTTGAG GTGGTAAACTCACTCCAGCAGCAGCCTCAGGCTGCATCTCCTTCAGTACCGGAACCCCACTCTTTGACCCCAGTGGCTCAAGCCGATCCCCTCGTGAGAAGACAGCGAGTACAGGACCTTATGGCACAAATGCAGGGCCCCTATAACTTCATACAG GATTCAATGCTGGATTTTGAAAACCAGACACTTGATCCTGCCATTGTATCTGCACAGCCGATGAATCCAGCGCAGAACATGGACATACCCCAGCTGGTTTGCCCTCCAG TTCATTCTGAATCTAGACTTGCTCAACCTAATCAAGTTTCTGTACAACCAGAAGCTACACAG GTTCCTTTGGTTTCATCTACAAATGAGGGATATACAGCATCTCAACCCTTGTACCAACCTTCTCATGCTACTGAGCAACGACCACAAAAGGAACCGATTGACCAGATTCAGGCAA CGATCTCTTTAAATACAGACCAGACTACAGCATCATCATCCCTTCCTGCTGCTTCTCAGCCTCAAGTGTTCCAGGCTGGGACAAGCAAACCTTTACATAGCAGTGGAATCAATGTAAATGCAGCTCCATTCCAATCCATGCAAACG GTGTTCAATATGAATGCCCCAGTTCCTCCTGTTAATGAaccagaaactttaaaacagCAAAATCAGTACCAGGCTAGTTATAACCAGAGCTTTTCCAGTCAGCCTCACCAAGTAGAACAAACAGAGCTTCAGCAAGAACAGCTTCAAACAG TGGTTGGCACTTACCATGGTTCCCAGGACCAGCCCCATCAAGTGACTGGTAACCACCAGCAGCCTCCTCAGCAGAACACTGGATTTCCGCGTAGCAGTCAGCCCTATTACAACAGTCGTGGTGTGTCTCGTGGAGGTTCCCGTGGTGCTCGAGGcttgatgaatggatacagaggACCTGCTAATGGATTCAGAG GAGGATATGATGGTTACCGCCCTTCATTCTCTACTAACACTCCAAACAGTGGTTATACACAGTCTCAGTTCAGTGCTCCCCGGGACTACTCTGGCTATCAGCGG GATGGATATCAGCAGAATTTCAAGCGAGGCTCTGGGCAGAGTGGACCACGGGGAGCCCCACGAG GTCGTGGAGGGCCCCCAAGACCCAACAGAGGGATGCCGCAAATGAACACTCAGCAAGTGAATTAA